The genomic window CCAGCGGCCGATCGCCGCGACGATTCCGAGAGCCGCCAGGCCGAGGATCAGGGCTTCGGACCAGACGACCCCGTCGGCCCGGGTCCAGCCAAGAGTCTTGAAGTAATAGTACCAGGGCTGCGAATGCATCCCGGCTTCGGTGCCCCGGGCGGCGTAATCCTTGAACGCGGCTAGGGAATCGACGATGCCCCGTGGATTTTTGAAAAACGAGGAGAAGAAAACGAAAGCCGTCACCGTCGCGGACGCCAGGCCGGCCAGCCACAGGGCGGGCCGTGGAAATCTTCGTTTTTCCTCTGCTCCCGGGCGGGAGAGAAGCCAGGCCGCGGCCAGTCCGACGCTCCCGGCGGTGAAGACTAGGATCGACGTTTCTTTCGTGGCATAGGCCAGCCCGGCCAAGATTCCGGCCGCGACCGCCTTGCCCACGCTAGGCTTCGTCAAGAGCCACCCCAAGGCGATCAAGAAACCCCAAGTGAAGAACGCGAACAGAGTTTCTTGGATGTAGAAACGGCTGTAATAAGTCAGGGCTGGGGAAATGGCCGCGAAGACCGCGGCGCCCGCTGCCGCCCCGCGCCCGACGGCCTTGCCGAGGAGCAAGAACAGAGCGATCAGTCCCAAACCGAACAGCGCCGGGACGGCCCGCAGGGTTTTCTCGTCAAGAGCGGCCAGCGTCTTCTGCCCGCGGAGCCAAGCCGCCGGCAAGGTGGCATAGTAAAGCGTTGGGCCGTGATGGTCGGCCTTGTCGTAACGGTATTCGCCCGATTCCAGGAGGGCGCCGAACTTGACGGCCTGGTTGGCCTCGTCGTGGTGCATCGGCCGCAGGTCCAGCCGGCCGAACCGCA from Candidatus Aminicenantes bacterium includes these protein-coding regions:
- a CDS encoding TIGR03663 family protein, whose protein sequence is MSKTAFRGLFLAALIAAAALRFGRLDLRPMHHDEANQAVKFGALLESGEYRYDKADHHGPTLYYATLPAAWLRGQKTLAALDEKTLRAVPALFGLGLIALFLLLGKAVGRGAAAGAAVFAAISPALTYYSRFYIQETLFAFFTWGFLIALGWLLTKPSVGKAVAAGILAGLAYATKETSILVFTAGSVGLAAAWLLSRPGAEEKRRFPRPALWLAGLASATVTAFVFFSSFFKNPRGIVDSLAAFKDYAARGTEAGMHSQPWYYYFKTLGWTRADGVVWSEALILGLAALGIVAAIGRWKTLPPRSCGTPVAIGWARKFWMRYLAETTTLMALFYSALSYKTPWNVVPFFAGFCILAGLGADAAIRTVRPKAMQGAVLVLLGLGATLLVRQNLLANRRYPADPRNPYVYAQTSPDYMRLVDRIRDLANFHRDGKALLVKVVADPSEQWPLPWYLRDFKRVGYWTSLAEAGGIEGVPVVVASQRFAEIIEQTASDSFQAAYYGLRPEVVLTLFVDRLLWQRFLNSRMAR